The Desmonostoc muscorum LEGE 12446 genome includes a region encoding these proteins:
- a CDS encoding phosphoribosyltransferase, whose protein sequence is MSDLYVSWSDYHQKIEQLAIEIYQSGWQFNQIICLARGGLRIGDILSRIYNQPLAILATSSYSGSGKQERSNLIFSRHLTMTNEKLGSRILLVDDLVDSGITLQQTIPWLKQNNDFPIEEIRTAVLWYKACSVIAPDYYVDYLPDNPWIHQPFEHYENMNIAELAAKQV, encoded by the coding sequence ATGTCAGACCTTTATGTTTCTTGGTCAGATTATCATCAAAAAATTGAACAACTGGCCATTGAGATTTATCAATCCGGTTGGCAATTTAACCAAATTATCTGTCTTGCCAGAGGAGGACTACGAATTGGAGATATTCTTTCCCGCATATATAATCAACCCCTGGCAATTTTAGCAACCTCATCTTACAGTGGCTCTGGCAAGCAAGAAAGAAGTAATTTAATTTTCTCCCGCCACTTGACGATGACCAATGAAAAATTAGGTTCGCGCATTCTCTTAGTGGATGACTTAGTAGACTCTGGAATTACACTCCAGCAAACTATTCCTTGGCTGAAACAAAATAATGATTTCCCCATTGAAGAAATTCGCACCGCCGTACTGTGGTATAAAGCCTGTTCAGTTATAGCACCCGATTACTATGTCGATTACCTACCCGATAACCCCTGGATTCACCAACCCTTTGAACATTACGAAAATATGAACATCGCCGAACTGGCGGCAAAACAGGTATAA
- a CDS encoding AEC family transporter, which translates to MTNLLELYVKLGGLVLVGFILGRKLPVTVPTRLGQFLYWVGVPISIVSFLRQSTLSGQIWIAPAIAYLAILLGAFLGWVGIKVQAYFRNTVPQAPTQGSFLLAAMLGNTGFLGFPITLAMVGKEYFAWALFYDLLGSFPASYGLGVLLAARFGGGVQNHWQSVKAILINPGLWSFGFGLLFREVAIPTVVEFSLDKLAWSILALSLVLIGMRLALLNSWRSLPQASMSLGIKMLLVPLILGSILPVFGLTGATAKVMVLQMAMPPAFATLVIAETFDLDRDLAVTALASGVIVLLVTLPIWLWLF; encoded by the coding sequence TTGACAAACCTTTTAGAACTATACGTCAAGCTGGGAGGATTAGTACTGGTAGGTTTTATTTTGGGACGCAAACTACCTGTGACAGTTCCTACCCGTTTGGGACAGTTCCTTTATTGGGTAGGAGTACCCATAAGCATAGTATCTTTTTTGCGTCAATCTACCTTGTCGGGGCAGATTTGGATTGCACCTGCGATCGCCTACCTAGCCATTCTACTCGGTGCATTTTTAGGTTGGGTAGGCATTAAAGTACAAGCTTATTTTAGAAATACCGTTCCCCAAGCACCAACTCAGGGTAGCTTCCTCCTAGCAGCAATGCTAGGGAACACAGGCTTTCTGGGCTTTCCCATCACCTTAGCAATGGTAGGTAAGGAATACTTTGCTTGGGCTTTATTTTACGATTTATTGGGTTCCTTTCCAGCAAGCTATGGCTTGGGTGTCTTACTAGCAGCGCGTTTTGGCGGTGGAGTCCAGAATCATTGGCAAAGTGTTAAGGCCATCTTAATTAATCCGGGCTTGTGGAGTTTCGGATTTGGCTTACTTTTTCGAGAAGTGGCAATTCCCACAGTCGTGGAATTCTCCCTAGATAAATTGGCTTGGAGTATCCTAGCTTTATCGTTGGTGCTAATTGGAATGCGACTAGCGCTGCTCAACTCTTGGCGCAGCTTACCACAAGCAAGCATGAGCTTGGGGATCAAAATGCTATTAGTTCCATTAATCTTGGGCAGCATCCTACCAGTGTTTGGGTTAACGGGTGCCACAGCAAAGGTAATGGTGTTGCAAATGGCTATGCCTCCAGCTTTCGCCACACTGGTGATTGCTGAGACATTCGATCTCGATCGCGATTTGGCAGTCACAGCATTAGCCAGTGGGGTTATAGTATTGCTGGTTACTCTGCCGATTTGGCTGTGGCTGTTTTGA
- a CDS encoding FAD-binding oxidoreductase produces the protein MTTTNLDTLINSLEGIEIITDPTQVAKLSQDYHTFSPVLVPKLEGKVGDIAVRPVNEAEVCKVAAACAKYRVPLTVRGAGTGNYGQCVPLHGGVILDMTRMQEILWVKPAVARVEAGIKLAAIDKKTREIGWEIRMAPSTYRTATIGGFIAGGSGGIGSVQYGALRDRGNILALRVVTLEDEPRAIELRGDDVQKVNHAWGINGIITEVEIPLGPAYPWAEVIVTFDDFMTAVKFGHALGSADGMIKKSISVFASPIPQYFHALQQYIPQGTHAVFLIIAEPSLELLPGLVQQYGGQITYEKPAQEAGKGTHLAEFTWNHTTLHARTVDTGITYLQSMFPAGKSLQLIEQMYNHFGDEVMMHLEFFRVNGAVLPGGLQLVRYTTEERLNEIIRYHEEQGVGIANPHTYIIEEGGRKVIDPEQLKFKEIVDPYGLMNPGKSKVLQLQHN, from the coding sequence ATGACGACAACCAACTTAGATACACTGATTAATTCTCTAGAAGGTATAGAAATTATCACTGACCCGACCCAAGTGGCAAAATTATCCCAGGATTATCACACCTTTAGCCCCGTACTTGTGCCGAAATTAGAGGGAAAAGTGGGAGATATTGCGGTGCGTCCCGTGAATGAAGCAGAGGTTTGCAAAGTTGCAGCTGCTTGTGCAAAATACCGCGTACCCTTAACTGTACGGGGGGCTGGGACTGGGAATTATGGGCAATGCGTACCCTTGCATGGTGGCGTAATTTTAGACATGACGCGGATGCAAGAGATTCTTTGGGTGAAACCAGCGGTGGCGCGGGTAGAAGCTGGGATAAAGTTGGCAGCTATAGATAAAAAAACACGAGAAATCGGTTGGGAAATCCGCATGGCGCCTTCGACTTACCGCACAGCTACAATTGGCGGATTTATTGCTGGGGGGAGTGGGGGTATTGGCTCGGTACAATATGGAGCCTTACGCGATCGCGGTAATATTTTGGCACTGCGAGTGGTAACTTTAGAAGATGAACCCCGTGCGATCGAGTTGCGCGGAGACGATGTACAAAAGGTGAACCATGCTTGGGGTATTAACGGCATTATCACCGAAGTGGAAATTCCCTTAGGACCGGCTTATCCTTGGGCAGAAGTCATCGTCACTTTTGACGACTTTATGACAGCAGTAAAGTTTGGTCATGCACTTGGCAGTGCCGATGGCATGATTAAGAAATCGATTTCTGTCTTTGCATCCCCAATTCCCCAATACTTTCACGCCTTACAACAGTACATTCCTCAAGGTACTCATGCGGTATTTTTGATAATTGCCGAACCTAGTTTAGAATTATTACCCGGTTTAGTGCAGCAATACGGTGGCCAGATTACTTATGAAAAACCAGCCCAAGAAGCAGGAAAAGGCACGCATTTAGCAGAATTTACCTGGAACCATACCACCTTACACGCCCGGACCGTAGACACTGGAATCACCTACTTACAAAGTATGTTTCCTGCGGGTAAAAGTCTGCAACTGATAGAGCAGATGTACAATCATTTTGGCGATGAAGTGATGATGCATTTAGAATTTTTTCGCGTCAACGGTGCCGTACTTCCTGGTGGTTTGCAACTCGTCCGCTACACCACAGAAGAACGTCTCAACGAAATTATTCGCTATCACGAAGAACAGGGCGTGGGTATTGCCAATCCTCACACCTATATTATTGAAGAGGGAGGCAGAAAAGTTATTGATCCTGAGCAGTTAAAATTTAAGGAAATAGTAGACCCCTATGGGTTAATGAACCCCGGTAAAAGCAAAGTTCTCCAATTACAGCACAATTAA
- a CDS encoding thioredoxin domain-containing protein produces the protein MTIKQQFQDFRELLSSSHLPLLLVFYSYGCGSCHLIDSVLEEVNKQMKQQLTVVKIDSDVYPDLANQYQVHPLPTLLLFKNGQLVERIEEERSENLIPAERLIHRLEALV, from the coding sequence ATGACAATTAAACAGCAGTTTCAAGACTTCCGAGAGTTATTATCTAGCTCACATTTACCACTGTTGCTGGTTTTTTATTCTTATGGATGCGGTTCTTGTCATTTGATTGACTCAGTTCTTGAAGAAGTCAATAAGCAGATGAAACAACAGCTAACGGTTGTGAAAATTGATAGCGATGTTTATCCTGATTTAGCTAATCAATATCAAGTTCATCCCTTACCAACGCTGTTATTATTCAAAAATGGTCAACTTGTTGAGCGCATTGAAGAAGAACGAAGCGAGAATTTAATCCCAGCAGAACGCCTCATTCATCGCCTGGAAGCCTTAGTTTAA
- a CDS encoding MFS transporter, protein MNDSVADDDDQRNPLDKKLDFKTKLAYGAGDLGPAITANISVFFLLVFFTNVAGIPAGLAGSILMIGKIWDGVNDPVVGFLTDKTKSRRWGRRLPWMLYGAIPFGIFFFLQWIVPQFSAEQSNNIWPLFWYYVAIGVISQAFYTVVNLPYTAMTPELTQDYDERTSLNSYRFTFSIGGSILSLILTQIVFSQISDRQQQYLVLAAICTIISILALYWCVFGVRDRILAFEAKRIQIEEPPSLPFFEQLKIVFSNRPFLFVIGIYLFSWLGVQVTASIIPYFVVDCMRLKESDVPTLMIAVQGTALVMLFVWGELSKKVGKKVVYFLGMSLWIIAAAGLFFLQPGQIVLMYFMAVMAGVGVSTAYLIPWSMIPDVIELDELQTGQRREGIFYGFMVLLQKFGLAFGLFLVGNALQVAGFKESIAGSPLPIQPESALLAIRIAIGPIPTVCLILGLVLTYFYPITREMHAEIMLKLKERQEKRGSGE, encoded by the coding sequence ATGAATGATTCTGTTGCTGATGATGATGACCAAAGAAATCCTTTAGATAAAAAACTGGATTTTAAAACAAAATTAGCTTACGGTGCAGGAGATTTAGGCCCGGCAATTACTGCAAATATTTCTGTCTTTTTTCTGCTAGTTTTTTTTACTAATGTTGCTGGGATACCAGCGGGTTTAGCTGGCAGTATTTTGATGATTGGCAAAATCTGGGATGGAGTAAACGATCCGGTTGTCGGTTTTCTAACTGATAAAACGAAATCTCGTCGCTGGGGTCGTCGTCTTCCTTGGATGCTTTATGGTGCAATTCCCTTTGGAATTTTCTTTTTCTTGCAATGGATTGTACCGCAATTTAGTGCTGAGCAAAGTAATAATATTTGGCCGTTGTTTTGGTATTACGTGGCCATTGGGGTGATATCTCAGGCGTTTTACACGGTTGTGAATTTGCCTTATACGGCGATGACTCCAGAATTAACTCAAGATTATGACGAACGCACTAGTCTTAACAGCTATCGGTTTACATTTTCCATTGGTGGTAGCATTCTCTCATTGATTTTAACGCAAATTGTTTTTTCTCAAATTAGCGATCGCCAACAACAATATCTAGTTTTAGCAGCAATTTGTACGATAATTTCGATTTTGGCATTATATTGGTGCGTTTTTGGAGTCCGCGATCGCATTCTCGCTTTTGAAGCCAAACGCATCCAAATCGAGGAACCTCCATCTCTCCCCTTCTTTGAACAGTTAAAAATTGTCTTTAGCAACCGACCTTTTTTATTTGTTATTGGTATATATCTTTTTTCTTGGCTAGGCGTGCAAGTCACGGCCAGCATTATTCCCTATTTTGTAGTCGATTGTATGCGCCTCAAAGAATCAGATGTCCCCACACTAATGATTGCAGTCCAAGGAACTGCTCTAGTGATGCTATTTGTCTGGGGCGAATTAAGTAAAAAAGTCGGCAAAAAAGTTGTTTATTTTCTGGGAATGAGTTTATGGATTATAGCAGCCGCCGGATTATTTTTCTTGCAACCTGGTCAAATAGTTTTGATGTATTTTATGGCTGTGATGGCAGGTGTTGGTGTCTCCACAGCTTATCTCATTCCTTGGTCGATGATTCCAGATGTGATTGAATTAGATGAACTGCAAACTGGACAACGCAGAGAAGGTATTTTTTATGGTTTCATGGTTTTGCTACAAAAATTCGGTTTAGCTTTCGGGCTATTTTTAGTAGGAAATGCGTTGCAAGTAGCCGGCTTTAAAGAATCTATAGCAGGAAGTCCACTACCTATCCAACCTGAATCGGCACTGCTAGCTATTCGCATCGCCATTGGCCCTATACCTACAGTTTGTTTGATTTTAGGCTTAGTTTTAACGTATTTTTACCCCATTACCCGCGAAATGCACGCAGAAATTATGCTGAAACTCAAAGAACGGCAAGAAAAGAGGGGGAGTGGGGAATAG
- a CDS encoding chemotaxis protein CheB — translation MTSRRSSKKSQSNSNTDKASNNEQQQENQKELFPIVAMGASAGGLEAFTRLLSHLPNDTGMAFVVIQHLSPNQKSLLSEILSKTTQMPLQEVQDGVVVEPNHVYVIPPNAKMIISEGVLKLSPREKTRGHFMTVDAFFISLAEERGSKAIAIVLSGGDADGTRGLEFIKGAGGITFAQCEDTARVSSMPSTAIASGYVDFILTPEEIAQELTKISRHPYIASKTPAQPTEALLEGDALSTIFNLLRTSTGVDFTHYKQTTLKRRISRRMILYKLEKLEDYVRYLQQNPEEVNALYQDVLITVTNFFRDSEAFEALKTKVFPSIIKERTPESPIRIWVAGCSTGEEAYSIAICLVEYLTKQGINPPIQIFATDINEVTIDKARNGIYKLSQIANVSPERLQRFFVQVEGGYQISKAVRELCVFARQNLIGDPPFSRLDLITCRNVLIYLGSSVQKKLLPVFHYGLKPTGYLMLGTSETVGEFTDLFALIDRKYKIYSRKIAPARLGIDLIANTYPTEIVNPQPIVNEDAWNDLEIQKEADRIVLNQYAPVGVVINNDLEILQFRGQTSAYLEPAPGRPSFNLLKMAKADLRLELRTAIHQAKKRQEQITKEGLEIRDEDRVRHIKIDVIPFKSPPVVDSYFLVLFEDISSSATTASQPASDHHLTSRQQQRRDQQETTRLKDELATTKEYLQSIIEEQQATNQDLRAANEEILSSNEELQSTNEELETAKEEIQATNEELNTINDELQRRNIESTQVSNDLLNLLSSINIPILMLGGDLRIRRFTPTAQVMFNLIPADVGRPFSDINHNLNLPDLQEQILEVINTLNLKTQEVQDEGGHWYDLRIRPYRTIDNKIDGAVLVLLDINTLKRSAVQIQASRDYAEAIVQTVRESLVVLNIDLRVVTANLSFYEIFQVLPTETEQHLIFEIGNGQWNIPQLRSLLEEILTNNTQIQDFEVEYNFEQIGHKIMRLNARKMPQIDDTELILLAIEDITQIKEWEAERAHLLAQEQSARTAAETANRAKDDFLSVLSHELRNPLHVLLGWAQLLRTHDLDEATINQGLEAIEHSVQAQAQLIEDLLDISRITSGKLRLNLQLIELTPVVEAAINMQRLSAESKNIEIESRLEPSSRKILGDSTRLQQVMWNLLSNAIKFTPAGGRIEILLEYLDEQAQIQVIDTGFGISADFLPYVFERFHQADSSRTRTNPGLGIGLAIVRHVVELHGGTVAAYSQGEGQGATFIVKLPLQTHLEESSAPNATEPVVSREQLPPSDDYMPSLEDLRVLLVDDEPSVRELFTTVLEVCGVEVTAVASAKEALSTLMANPGGYDLLLSDISMPEEDGYTLIRQVRALSVESGGQIPAVALTAHARDDERREALSAGFQMHLAKPVESVQLIFVVASLTGRIRRS, via the coding sequence ATGACATCGAGGCGGTCTTCTAAAAAATCTCAATCTAATTCCAATACAGATAAAGCTTCCAACAACGAACAACAGCAAGAAAATCAGAAAGAATTATTTCCAATTGTAGCAATGGGTGCTTCTGCGGGTGGATTGGAGGCGTTTACACGATTGCTGAGCCATTTGCCAAATGATACAGGCATGGCGTTTGTGGTAATTCAACATTTAAGCCCCAATCAAAAAAGCTTGCTGAGTGAGATTCTCTCTAAAACAACTCAGATGCCTCTACAAGAGGTGCAGGATGGTGTGGTGGTGGAACCAAATCATGTGTACGTGATTCCGCCCAATGCCAAGATGATTATTTCTGAGGGGGTGCTGAAGTTGTCGCCGCGTGAGAAAACCCGTGGTCATTTTATGACAGTGGATGCTTTCTTTATTTCCTTGGCAGAGGAGCGCGGAAGCAAAGCGATCGCAATTGTACTATCAGGAGGCGATGCAGATGGTACACGGGGACTGGAATTCATTAAAGGGGCTGGCGGCATTACCTTTGCTCAGTGTGAAGATACAGCAAGAGTCAGTAGTATGCCAAGTACCGCGATCGCTTCTGGTTATGTAGACTTTATCCTAACCCCGGAAGAAATCGCCCAAGAACTGACAAAAATTAGTCGTCATCCCTACATCGCCAGTAAAACTCCAGCACAGCCAACTGAGGCTTTACTTGAAGGGGATGCTCTCTCTACAATCTTCAATTTGCTACGAACTTCCACAGGAGTTGACTTTACCCACTACAAGCAAACCACCTTGAAGCGGCGGATCTCCCGCCGGATGATTTTATACAAGCTAGAAAAGCTAGAAGATTACGTCCGCTATCTTCAGCAGAATCCTGAAGAAGTAAATGCCTTGTATCAAGATGTGCTAATCACCGTCACCAATTTTTTCCGAGATAGCGAAGCTTTTGAGGCTTTAAAAACTAAGGTATTTCCCAGCATTATCAAAGAGCGAACGCCAGAGTCCCCTATCCGCATTTGGGTAGCAGGATGTTCAACGGGTGAGGAAGCTTACTCCATTGCTATTTGCCTAGTGGAGTATTTAACAAAGCAGGGAATCAATCCGCCCATTCAGATTTTTGCTACAGACATCAATGAAGTAACGATCGACAAAGCACGTAACGGCATCTACAAACTCAGCCAAATAGCAAATGTCTCTCCAGAACGTCTACAGCGGTTCTTTGTCCAGGTAGAAGGCGGTTACCAGATTAGTAAAGCAGTGCGCGAGTTGTGTGTCTTCGCCAGACAAAACCTGATCGGCGATCCTCCTTTTTCCCGCCTGGATTTGATTACTTGTCGAAATGTATTGATTTATTTGGGAAGCTCAGTCCAGAAGAAACTCTTACCAGTCTTCCACTATGGTCTCAAGCCAACGGGCTATTTGATGTTAGGTACTTCAGAGACAGTGGGTGAATTTACGGACTTGTTTGCTTTAATAGATAGAAAGTACAAGATTTATTCCCGGAAAATAGCACCGGCTCGACTGGGTATCGATTTGATCGCTAACACATATCCGACAGAAATTGTCAACCCTCAACCCATAGTGAACGAAGATGCCTGGAACGACTTGGAAATACAAAAAGAAGCTGACCGGATTGTATTGAATCAATACGCCCCGGTCGGTGTGGTTATCAATAACGATTTGGAGATTCTGCAATTCCGGGGGCAGACTAGTGCCTATCTGGAACCCGCACCGGGAAGACCAAGTTTTAATTTGCTGAAGATGGCAAAGGCAGATTTGCGGTTAGAGTTACGCACCGCAATTCACCAGGCAAAAAAGCGACAAGAACAGATTACCAAGGAAGGCTTAGAGATCAGAGATGAGGATCGAGTTAGGCACATTAAAATTGATGTCATTCCGTTCAAATCTCCCCCAGTAGTAGACAGCTACTTTTTAGTGCTGTTTGAAGACATATCTTCCTCAGCAACTACTGCCTCACAACCAGCTAGCGATCACCATCTCACCTCTAGGCAGCAGCAAAGGCGTGACCAACAAGAAACTACCCGACTCAAAGACGAGTTGGCAACCACCAAAGAATATCTGCAATCGATTATTGAGGAACAGCAAGCCACTAATCAAGACTTGAGAGCCGCCAACGAAGAGATCCTTTCAAGTAACGAAGAGTTGCAAAGTACCAATGAAGAACTGGAAACCGCCAAGGAAGAAATTCAGGCAACGAATGAAGAACTGAACACAATTAATGACGAACTGCAACGGCGGAATATTGAATCAACTCAGGTCAGCAATGATTTACTAAATCTGCTCAGCAGTATCAATATTCCCATCCTCATGTTAGGAGGTGATTTGCGGATTCGGCGCTTTACACCCACAGCGCAGGTAATGTTCAACCTGATTCCCGCAGATGTAGGACGACCATTCAGTGATATTAATCACAATCTCAATCTCCCCGATTTACAGGAACAAATATTAGAAGTAATTAATACCCTTAACTTGAAAACTCAGGAAGTTCAAGACGAGGGCGGTCATTGGTATGACTTGCGAATCCGACCTTATCGAACCATAGACAACAAAATTGATGGTGCTGTGCTGGTGTTGCTTGACATTAACACCCTCAAACGCAGTGCAGTTCAGATCCAAGCATCTCGTGATTACGCTGAAGCGATTGTGCAGACGGTGCGAGAATCCTTAGTAGTCCTGAATATAGACTTGCGGGTGGTTACCGCCAATTTGTCTTTTTACGAAATCTTCCAAGTTCTACCCACAGAGACAGAACAACACCTAATCTTTGAGATTGGCAATGGGCAATGGAATATTCCCCAGTTGCGATCGCTCCTAGAAGAGATTCTCACAAACAACACCCAAATTCAAGATTTTGAGGTTGAATATAACTTTGAACAAATCGGGCACAAAATTATGCGGCTCAATGCCCGGAAAATGCCTCAAATAGACGATACAGAGTTGATTCTCTTGGCCATTGAAGATATTACCCAGATTAAAGAGTGGGAGGCAGAACGCGCTCATCTCTTGGCACAAGAGCAGTCAGCCCGAACTGCTGCTGAGACAGCCAATCGCGCTAAGGATGATTTTTTATCAGTGCTTTCCCACGAACTGCGAAACCCGCTTCATGTCCTGCTGGGGTGGGCACAGCTGCTGCGTACACATGACCTCGATGAAGCTACCATTAATCAGGGGCTGGAAGCGATCGAACACAGCGTTCAGGCTCAAGCCCAGCTAATTGAGGATCTCTTAGACATTTCACGCATTACCTCAGGTAAGCTGCGTCTGAACCTCCAGCTGATTGAACTTACCCCTGTGGTTGAGGCAGCCATAAATATGCAGCGTTTATCAGCAGAGTCGAAAAATATTGAAATTGAATCTCGGTTAGAGCCTTCCAGCAGAAAAATCTTAGGCGATTCTACCCGCCTACAACAAGTGATGTGGAATTTACTTTCTAACGCCATTAAATTCACCCCAGCCGGAGGCAGAATTGAAATTTTACTAGAATATCTTGATGAACAAGCTCAAATTCAAGTCATTGACACAGGTTTCGGTATCAGCGCTGACTTTCTCCCCTATGTTTTCGAGCGCTTCCACCAAGCAGATAGCAGCAGAACCCGAACAAATCCTGGGCTGGGAATAGGGCTTGCCATCGTCCGCCATGTGGTAGAACTCCACGGCGGTACAGTTGCAGCCTACAGCCAAGGCGAAGGACAAGGAGCAACGTTTATCGTCAAATTACCCCTGCAAACTCACCTCGAAGAAAGTTCTGCGCCGAATGCTACAGAGCCAGTAGTCTCAAGAGAGCAGTTGCCACCGTCAGATGATTACATGCCCTCACTGGAGGATCTGCGCGTACTTCTGGTGGATGACGAACCATCTGTACGCGAGTTATTTACAACAGTGCTTGAGGTCTGTGGAGTTGAAGTCACGGCTGTTGCATCTGCAAAGGAAGCATTATCAACGCTGATGGCAAATCCTGGTGGGTATGACTTACTTTTGTCTGATATCAGTATGCCAGAGGAAGATGGTTATACACTGATTCGCCAGGTGAGGGCACTGAGTGTTGAGTCAGGAGGACAAATTCCAGCTGTAGCATTGACTGCCCATGCCAGAGATGACGAGCGTAGAGAGGCTCTGAGTGCAGGTTTCCAAATGCATTTGGCCAAACCCGTCGAATCAGTTCAGCTAATCTTTGTAGTTGCTTCTTTGACTGGACGAATTAGAAGAAGTTGA
- a CDS encoding M15 family metallopeptidase, translating to MNKAGFSKKLQNSSHDPDDIPVAVRDTPVAAPKVWLQPRILLIGGVAGFFLLTLIGGFLFFLTTPKKTANSEPSPISSAPPTPAASNNSNNTLLGHLAYSEAPESELVTISGNRGIRMRKAAAQKFQEMVATARSANVILVPISGFRSVKDQEQLFFGVGAQRNQTPAQRAALSAPPGHSEHHTGYAVDIGDGAAPATNLQTNFENTKAYQWLQANAPRFGFEMSFPKDNVQGVSYEPWHWRFVGDRDSLETFYKARNLKPAKVAQ from the coding sequence TTGAATAAGGCTGGGTTTTCTAAAAAATTGCAAAACTCATCACACGATCCTGATGATATTCCAGTGGCTGTACGCGATACTCCTGTTGCAGCACCTAAGGTGTGGTTACAGCCCCGAATTTTGCTGATTGGGGGAGTGGCGGGCTTTTTCCTGCTGACTTTAATTGGCGGTTTTTTGTTTTTCCTCACTACACCGAAAAAAACTGCCAATTCGGAACCTTCACCAATTAGTTCTGCTCCTCCAACTCCGGCAGCATCTAATAATTCCAACAATACTCTGTTGGGGCATCTGGCATACTCAGAAGCCCCGGAATCAGAACTAGTAACCATTTCCGGAAATAGGGGCATTAGAATGCGAAAAGCTGCTGCCCAAAAATTTCAGGAGATGGTAGCAACAGCACGGAGTGCAAATGTAATTTTAGTGCCAATTTCTGGCTTTCGCTCAGTCAAAGACCAAGAGCAATTGTTTTTTGGTGTCGGTGCCCAGCGAAATCAAACACCAGCACAACGAGCTGCTCTCAGCGCTCCTCCTGGTCATAGCGAACATCACACAGGTTATGCTGTGGATATTGGAGACGGTGCAGCCCCAGCAACTAATCTCCAAACTAACTTTGAAAATACCAAAGCTTATCAGTGGCTACAAGCAAATGCGCCGCGTTTTGGCTTTGAAATGTCTTTTCCCAAAGATAATGTCCAAGGTGTGAGTTATGAACCTTGGCACTGGCGTTTCGTTGGCGATCGCGATAGCCTCGAAACATTCTACAAAGCCCGAAATTTAAAACCTGCTAAGGTGGCTCAATAA
- the rtcA gene encoding RNA 3'-terminal phosphate cyclase: MIEIDGSYGEGGGQVLRTSLSLAAITGEPIRIAGIRAGRKKPGLAPQHLTAVRAAARICNAHLRGDALGSMQLEFIPSSPVQAGIYTFDVSKAQPGGSAGAIALILQTILLPLALAPGNSRVTLKGGTHVNFSPTVTYIEQVYLRILQRMGVEAKVKLGAWGWYPQGGGEIELQVSGGCQLGGINLWERGDLHQVRGVAVVTELPSHIPQRMANRAENLLREAHLKVAVKASREKGVAPGAGIFLTAEYQNSLAGFGGFGRLQLSAETVAEIACQQLLEFHHTGAPVDEHLADQLLLPAALASQESHYRVAQVSSHLTTNAGVIQQFGLAQIAIDEAENSVSVMHL, from the coding sequence ATGATTGAAATTGATGGTTCTTACGGAGAGGGAGGCGGACAAGTTCTTCGCACTTCCTTAAGTCTAGCCGCTATCACTGGCGAACCCATACGAATTGCAGGTATTCGCGCGGGACGCAAAAAGCCAGGATTAGCACCACAGCACTTAACAGCCGTTCGTGCAGCAGCTAGAATTTGTAATGCCCATCTACGGGGTGATGCTTTGGGTTCAATGCAGCTGGAATTCATCCCAAGTAGTCCTGTGCAAGCTGGAATTTATACCTTTGATGTTAGTAAAGCACAACCTGGTGGTTCTGCGGGTGCGATCGCTCTCATTCTCCAGACAATTCTCTTACCTTTGGCGTTAGCACCTGGTAATTCCCGCGTCACACTCAAAGGTGGAACTCATGTGAACTTTAGCCCCACAGTCACATACATTGAGCAAGTTTATCTGCGGATATTGCAACGTATGGGAGTAGAAGCAAAAGTCAAGTTAGGCGCTTGGGGTTGGTATCCCCAAGGTGGCGGAGAAATAGAGTTGCAAGTCAGTGGCGGTTGTCAACTCGGTGGAATCAATTTGTGGGAACGGGGAGATTTACACCAAGTGCGCGGAGTTGCAGTGGTGACAGAATTACCTTCCCATATTCCCCAACGCATGGCAAATCGTGCCGAAAATTTGTTAAGAGAAGCGCATTTAAAAGTTGCTGTCAAAGCATCACGAGAAAAAGGTGTTGCACCGGGGGCGGGTATTTTCCTCACTGCTGAGTATCAGAACAGTTTAGCTGGTTTTGGTGGGTTTGGGCGTTTGCAGTTATCAGCGGAGACAGTTGCAGAAATTGCTTGTCAGCAACTGCTTGAGTTTCATCACACAGGCGCACCTGTGGATGAACACTTAGCAGACCAGTTATTATTGCCCGCTGCTTTAGCCTCACAAGAAAGTCATTACCGAGTAGCCCAGGTGAGTAGTCATTTGACTACGAATGCTGGGGTAATTCAACAGTTTGGATTGGCGCAGATAGCAATAGATGAAGCTGAGAATAGTGTGTCAGTAATGCATTTATAG